A stretch of DNA from Candidatus Falkowbacteria bacterium:
TACATATGTCGAAAAAACAAGTAATTGTAATCTTTATTGGTCCTCCAGGGTCAGGAAAGGGAACTCAGGCAAAACTTTTGGCTGATAAGTTTAATTATACTGATTTATCTTCTGGTAAATTATTCCGGGAAGAAGTGCAGAAAAAAACTAAAATTGGAAAACAAATAAAACCGTTTATGGACAAGGGTTTTTTGGTTTCTGATGAAATAACCACTGAAATGATGATAAAAAAAATTTCTAGATTAAGGAAGCCAATTATTTTGGATGGTTTTCCTCGTAATTTAAACCAATCCAAAATTCTCGATGAATATTTGCAAAAGCATAAAAATAAGTATAAGATTGTGATAGTTGAGGTCAAATTAACAGAAAAGCAGGTTTCTCAAAGGATATTAGGTCGTCTGGAGTGTGCCTGTGGTCGTATTTTTCACGAACAGCTCAACTTGCCAAGTAATAAAGGCATTTGTGACATTTGTGGGTCCAAATTACAAACTCGTTCAGATGCAAAAGTTAGTGTGGTCAAAACTAGAATGCAAATTTACAAATATGAAACGGCACCTATTCTAAAATTTTATAAAAAAGAAAAATATTATCGTTTTTATCAAGTAGAAGGT
This window harbors:
- a CDS encoding nucleoside monophosphate kinase; this translates as MSKKQVIVIFIGPPGSGKGTQAKLLADKFNYTDLSSGKLFREEVQKKTKIGKQIKPFMDKGFLVSDEITTEMMIKKISRLRKPIILDGFPRNLNQSKILDEYLQKHKNKYKIVIVEVKLTEKQVSQRILGRLECACGRIFHEQLNLPSNKGICDICGSKLQTRSDAKVSVVKTRMQIYKYETAPILKFYKKEKYYRFYQVEGDKKVNEVFKQLEKIIKRSK